Genomic DNA from Anabaena sphaerica FACHB-251:
AAGTTATCTATTTTAGTGAGCAATTACGTAAAGTTGTCACGGATATCAATGAATTAGAATCTTTACTTACTATCAATGCTTAATGGATAGTCAACGAAAAAAGTAAACAAACAACAGTATTACACACAAAAGCTATTTCGGAAAAACTTTGAGAGTTGACAACCCTGGCGCACAGTCAGGGTTTTATACTGAAAATAAAATATAGTTATAATTTACACAAGCTAAGATATAGCGCAAAGTGGGAAATTTAGCAATCTTCCATCCGATAACTACTTGGCGTTATAGTCTTAATTTGTTAGTCAGCAACAAGACCTTATTATGGTTCGAGAACTTGAACGCAAACGTCAGGGTGCAACGTTTCCAGAATCTGCTCCAGCAGCCAATCCTGTATTTTTTAGAACCTACAGCCGCCGTACAGAGGCAGGTTTAAGGGAAAGTTATGATCAGGTGTGCGATCGCACTCTTAAAGGCTTAGTCGAACTGGGAAAACTCACCCCCGAAGAAGCTGCCCTTTTAGACAAAATGCAGCGCAACATGAAAGCCCTTCCCAGTGGGCGCTGGATGTGGGTTGGTGGTACAGATTGGTTAACCAAACCCAAAAACTTCTCCGGTGCTTATAACTGCACCTCTACCAACTTGGTAGACTGGAAAGCCTTCGGTTTGATGATGGACTTAGCCATGATGGGCTGTGGTACAGGTGCTATCATTGAACCACAGTATATTAATCAACTGCCTTTTATCCGTAATCGCCTAAATATAACAATCACAGGTGAAATTGGCAGCACTCCTAAAGAACAGCGTCGTGAATTTACACAAACCGATATAGAAGCTAACACCGCTACTATCCACGTTGGAGACAGCCGGGAAGGTTGGGTAAAATCCTATCAAACCCTCTTAGAACTATCCAGCGATGAACGCTTTACAGGTGACGTTGAAGTAATTGTTGATATTAGCGACGTGCGCCAATCTGGGGAAACCCTCAAAGGCTTTGGCGGTATGGCTAATCCTGTGAAGTTGCCTGGATTGTATCAGCGTTGTGCCTCTATTCTCAATAAAGCTTTAGGCAGACAATTAAATTCAGTTGAATGCTGTTTGTTGATTGATGAAGCCGCTGTCACAATTGTTGCAGGCAATATAAGAAGGTCCGCGGGGATGCGTCAGTTCGTTTCTGAAGATGAACAAGGCGCAACTGCCAAGGATAACCTATGGCAACAGGACGCAGAAGGCAACTGGCGTATAGATCCAGAGCGTGATTCTCTGAGAATGGCCAACCATACAAGGGTATTTCACCGCAAACCAACCTTAGAAGAATCCATTGCTGCTGTACGTAAACAATACTATAGCGGTGAAGGAGCAATTCAATGGGCTGGTGAAGCTGTCGCTAGAGCGAACATTGATTTACTGTCCACACCAGAATTTAAAAAAGACTTTTTGCAAGCATATCAGGAAGGAAAAGCCAAAGAATGGATACAAGAACGTCACCCAGAGATTGATAATCAAGAATTAGAGCATCGTTTGGGTAGATATGGCTTAAATCCGTGTGGTATTTAATTATACTTGCTTCACGTTAAAAATCTGGCAAAATCGGTGAAGGCTGAGATGCTAATACCGAGGTAATTACAGGAAATAAAGAGCCTGTAACACCGTAGAGAGTAGAAGTTGAACCTCTTAGGAGAATAAAAAACTTCCACGAGTGCCGGACTACAGGAAACTGTAGAAAATGTACTCCGAGCTAGTGCGAAATAGAAGCACTAGAACTAGAGGATAAAGAGCCTTTAGGGTAACAAAACTGGAAATTATTGGTACTGACTTCCATTGTGTTAGTGGTGATACCTTACTCATCACTAAAGATGGAATGCACAAAATTCAGGATATTGTCGATTCTGAAGTTGAAATTTGGAACGGTAAAAACTGGAGTCAAGTTCAACCATTTAAAACTGGTAGTTCTCGCGTTCTCTATCGCGTGCGCTTTGGAGATGGTTCTTATGTAGATGCAACTGAGTATCACCGCTTCTTTGTTAAAGATAGATTTGGCAAAAATTACAAAGAAGTGCAAACAAAAGACTTGATGGATACCAGTCGATATGCTATCCACACAGAACCTTTTACTATTCAGTACGAAGATGGATTAAATGTTGATCTCAACTATGCCTACACTTTAGGAGTAGCTGTTGGAGATGGAACAACCGATCAAAAAGATAATGCCAAAGTTAGGTTGTATGAAAAGAAAGCCGCTTTAAATCTCTCAGGAAATAAATCTCCTATCAGAGATTACGACTACTTACCCACTTTTACAGATGTTACAGATTTAGGTTTTTCTGGAGAATTCTTAAAAAGCCTAAAAACAAATCCAGAAGCACTAAATGTTATAGCTGGTTGGAATCGTCAAGCAATTTTGCACTTTATCGCTGGTTTAGCGGATACAGACGGCTCAAATACAAACAGCAACGGCATCAGAATATATATCTCTGACTATGATCGAGCTTATCGAGTTCAGTTACTACTAACTAAATGCGGTATTCGTTCATCTGTCAATCTGTGCGCTCATCAAGGGGCAGTCACTAACTATGGAATCAGAAGTAGAGATTTATACTACTTGCAAATAACTGAGTGTGGCGAAATTCCTTGTCAGCGTTTGGACGTGAGCAAAGGCACAAATGCCAAATATAAAGGGAAATGGCAAGTTGTAAAAAGTGTTGAACAATTACCCGGATTACATGATACTTACTGCTTCAATGAGCCGGAATATCATAAAGGTGTTTTTGGTAATACCTTAACCGGAAACTGTAATTTATCAGAGGTACACTTAAACCAACTAGACCCCGATAACTACAAAGAACAAGAAGAAGCATTTACCGCAGGTGCTTTGTCAGTGGCCGCGCTGTTAAATCACCACTTCCAAGAACCCCGCTATCAATATAGTCGGGAACTTGATCCTATTGTCGGTGTTTCCTTCACCGGTTTATTTGATTTCTTCGTTCATGCTTTTGGTGTGGACTGGTTGCGCTGGTGGGAAGCAGGAAGACCTGAAACCCCTGAAGGATTGATATTCAAACGCGGTGAGCAAAAATATCTCAGCAGATGGAGAGAGATAGTCCATAAAGCTGTTTGGGAATATTGCGATCGCCATAATATCAAACGCCCCAATCGTTGTACAACTGTGCAACCATCAGGGACAAAATCTCTCTTAACCGGTGCTAGTTCCGGTTGGCATCCCCCCAAAGCCCAAAGATTCATTCGTCGGATTACCTTCCGCAAAAATGACCCAGTGGCATTAGCTTGTATAGACTATGGTTACAACGTCATCCCCTCCCAATCTGACAAAGACGAAAACGGCAACTTACTAAATGACCCATTTGATTACCGTTGTACCGAATGGCTTGTAGAAATACCCGTTGCTGTATCTTGGGCAGATTTACGTGGTGCTGATGTGATAGATGTGTCTAAGTTCACTGTCTTGGCACAATTAGATTTTGTCATGCAAGTGCAGAAATTCTACACAGCACATAACACTTCAGCAACTTTAGAACTACGTTCTGAGGAAGTAGAACCTTTGGGAACACGCATCTATGAAGCCATTCAAAATGATGAAGGCTATATTTCAGCTGCATTATTAGCGCGGTTTGATGACATTCAAACATTCCCCCGTTTACCCTTTGAACCCATAGACAAAGCCACTTATCAGCGTTTGTCTCAAGAGGTCAAAGCACGTCGGAAAACCGATGATTTCTGTGGCGCACTCAGTCGTTATGATTTGGGAGAACTAACAGAAGCAGGGCCTAGCGGTTGCGACTCTGATAAATGTATGTTCCCAGAACAACCGCCCACATCATAAAAATCCTTTTGAGTAGTACCATTTCTCAAACTCCCCCCTTAAAAAGGGGGGTTGGGGTGCATCTCCTGACTCCTGACTTTAATTTTCAATTTTTAATTCAATGACATGAGTGGAACTAACCCATTCGCCTTTTTCGTTATAAGTACGAATTAAGCGTTGACGTTCATTTTCTCTGACTAACCAACCTGCTTCCACAAAAAAAGGTTTTCTCAGTTGCAGTTGCAAGGGAACATTACTAGAAGTTCCATCAGGTAATAATAAAATTTGTCGAGTAGTTCGTTCTTTATCAAAAATGAGTTTATTGCCTTCTATTCTTGCCGTTGAAGTAATCACTTGGGATGAAAAAGATAATTTTTGTTCTAAATATCCATTACCTGTTTCTTTAATTTCCAAATAACTAGCATAAGTTTCAGATGGTCTCAGGTCTGAATACACTGTATGAGCTTTACCTTGCCAATTACCAATTAACTGTTCTACCGTCAGTGGCGGACGTTCATAAGCATCTGTAGAACTGCGAAATTCCCTAATCAAAGTTAAACTAATAAAGTTGCCTTTTTCGTCATATAATTGCACTAAACGCAAGCGACGATCATCATCAACAAAGCCGTATTCGGCTCCAAATTCTGCAAAAGGCGCTAATTGCAATGTTCCTTTAGAAAAAGCTCCTGTGGCAAAAAAGATATTTTGTCTTCCTAAGGAACGATATTCCTGTTGATAATCATCAATGGGAGGACTATCATAACCACTAGAATCAAAACGACGTAATCTAAAAAGCACTGCTTGATGATTATCAAATGCTTCTAAATTTAAAATGCTGGGAGTAGAATCTAATATTTTTCCGCTGGGGGAGATTTTAGTAAATGAACCACGCCATTCGCCTAAATTTTTGAGAAAATTTTCCCAGTTACTGGACATAATTTAATTGTTAATTTAAATAGCTTATTTTAGTTTAATAATGGCTAAATATCAAGGTTAATGATGTCCGTGATAATTTGACCAATGATAAGCATACATACAGCCAAATATGATCAAATCTATTGCTAGTTGCTTCTTAGCCAGTATCTGTTAAGATTGATGAAGATTTAATAATTTTTACGGCAATACTAGGAGATTGTAATGTTTATTACTGAATTATCGCCCCTCTTTAAAGAACTTGCCCAACATCCAGTTTCATTTATGGGTGGGTTTGTCTCCGGTGTCCTTCGACTCAACCTAGCTGATGATCCTGTGAAAACTTGGCTAGATCAACATATTACTTCAGGTGGTTTCCCTAAAACCGGTACTGAAGCACAGAATGGCAAAGCCTCTGGTCCCCAACAAATTTCTATTGATTAATCTCTTCTTAACCGTTAATGCTTCCAAGTTAACGGTTACTGAATATTAAAACATAATTATATTTACTGTAGATTAACGAGCAAGTCAAACTCAATCTTATAGAAATTAATTCTGTTAAATTATGTAATAGATAAAAATAGATAATTTTATATTATCATTCTTTGTAAAATCTCATACTTTGGATAATGTCACAATCAGTTATCATAATTAACAGATGCGTCTGTTCAGTCTAATGGCAGATTGAGTAATGGATATGGTAGCCCTTATGGCTCATTTTCTACAATTTTTGCCATCCATGAATCAGAGGCAACTATGCAATGCTTGCAATTTACTTAGTTCCAGTTTCCCGCTGAACTATCGCTTTTTGTTGAATATTACGTGACTCATAATGACTATCTACGTTGGAAATCTCTCTTACCGCGCGACCGAAGCAGACTTAAAAGCCGTGTTTGCTGATTTTGGCGAGGTCAAAAGAGTTGTCTTACCTACTGACCGCGAAACCGGAAGGATGCGCGGATTTGCTTTTGTTGAGATGATCGAAGATGCACAAGAAGATACTGCTATCACAGAATTAGATGGTGCAGAATGGATGGGTCGTCAACTAAGAGTTAATAAAGCAAAACCACGAGAGGATAACCCACGAGCTAGTTGGTCTAAAAAAGAATATTAATAATAGAGAAACCTTATCATAGCAAATTGTTTCTATTTATGCAAGCGATCGCTAAAATCCAGCTAGAAACAATTGAGAATGACACAAACCAATAAAATTAAGCCCGACTAGTGAGACATTTTAGGCAAATGTTAAGACTAGTCGGCTTTTTTTATCACAATTAAACCTGAAATTCTCAGGAGATAGTCCCCGACTTCTGGGTATCTGGGCATTAATTTTTTTATTTCAGCTACTTGAGAAGCTATGTAAGCGTGACAGCTTATGGATGGATGTAAAAAAATGGAAGTATATTTCTAGAAGTTGTGGAAAAGTAATTTTTTTATAGGTAAAATATATAGGAAATATATATTGATAATTTTGAGGTAGTCAAAACAGTTAATCTACTTCATATTTTAGTTTTAATACTTGACTTTTGTTTGGAAATAGGTATTGTTACAAATTACAAATTAAATGTTCAAACTAAGTGCAACGAACTAAAAACTATGGATGTTCAAGAACTTTTAACTAGATATGCCAGAGGAGAAAGAAGCTTTAATGGTATTGTCTTACCCTCAGCCAACCTACAAGGAGCTAACTTAGGTGGTATAGACTTTGCTAGAGCAGACCTTAGAGGTGCTAACCTCACCGCAGCTTCTTTGACTGGAGCGAATTTAAGTAAAGCAAATCTCAGAGGTGCAAAACTAGAAGATGCACATTTATCGGAAGTGATTCTATGTGGTGCTGATTTAACTCAAGCTGTGCTAACTAATGCTCATTTGAATGAATCAGACCTTAGTGGAGCTTTATTAAGTGGTGCAGATTTGTGTGATGCTAATTTACATCAAGCATCAATAACCGCCGCTAATTTACAAGATGCAAACTTGAGTGGTGCAAAAATGGGAGGCGTGCGGATGTGGAAAGCAGATTTACAAGGTGCAAATTTAACTGGTGCTGACTTAAGCGAAGCAAATCTGTGTGAGGTAAATTTGACCAGAGCTAATTTAAATGCCACGGATATGAGTGAGGCTTTTTTAACTGCCGCTATTATGCCAGATGGAAGTCTTCATAGTTAATAAGTAATAGAAATAAGAGTCAGGAGAAAGAATAAATTTTGAGGTTTTAAAAGTAGAGACTTTTCATCAACCGTCTCTACTTTTTACTTTTGACTATGCCTTCTATTGGCCATTCTTGAATAATTTTCCCACAAATTCGGATACATTAGTTAAGAGATGGTCATCATGGGTGCAAAGATGTTAGAAGACTTACAAAAAAACCGGGTAGTAGTTGTCGGTGCTGGTTGGGCTGGTTTAGGTGCTACTTACCATTTAGCCAAACAAGGTTATGATGTCACACTTCTAGAAGCAGGACCCTATCCTGGTGGACTGGTTGCAGGATGGCAAACTGCGGGAGGAAAATCTGTAGAAGCTGGTATTCATGGCTTTTGGTATCCTTACAGAAATATTTTTTCTCTTATTAATGAATTAGAAATTAATCCTTTTACAACTTGGACTCGTTCTGCTCAATATTCTCCCGCTGGTTTAGAAGTTGAATCACCAATTTTTCAAGATTTACCAAGACTGCCAACACCTTTAGGAACTTTTATTTATACGCAATTTCAGCGTTTACCACTTGTTGACAGACTCAGTGCCTTACCTTTACTTTATAGCTTAATTGATTTTGATAATTCTGATGAGGCTTGGCGGCGTTATGATTCTATAACTGCCCGTGAATTATTCAAAACTTTTGGTGTTTCCGCACGACTCTATAAAGAAGCTTTTGAACCCATGTTATTAGTGGGTTTATTTGCCCCTGGTGAACAATGTTCAGCCGCTGCCACTTTAGGAATGTTGTATTATTTTGTTCTCGCCCATCAACCTGATTTTGATGTAGTTTGGTGTCGGGGAACGGTAGGAGAAAAAATCTTCCGTCCTTGGGTAGAAAAAATAGAAAAATTAGGCGTAAAAGTTTTAGCTAAACACCGAGTTACAGACGTAATTGTTGATAATAATTGCCGCGTTAAAAGTGTAGTTTGCGGTGATGAAGTATTTGATGCTGATGCCGTAATTTTTTCTGTTGGTATCACAGGAATGAAGAAAATTGTCGCTAGTAGTCCTAGTTTACAAAATCATGAAGAATTTCGTAATTTAAATAATTTAGGTGCAATTGATGTTTTAGCAACTCGGTTATGGTTTGACAGAAAAATTGATATTCCTCGTCCTTCTAATGCTTGTTTTGGTTTTGATGACACTACAGGATGGACTTTCTTTGATTTGAATGCTTTGCATGATGAATTTAAACATCAAAAAGAGACAGTTGTTGAAGTTGATTTTTATCACGCTAATCAATTTTTGAATTTAAGTGATGAGGAAATCATGCGGATAGTTCAGGGTTATTTAGCAACTTGTATTCCAGGATTTAAAGAAGCAAAAGTAATTGATAGTAGTGTGATTCGTCTAGGAAATGCCGTTACACATTTTTCACCTGGTAGTTATCGTTATATGTTGCCAGCTAAAACGAGTTTTGAAAATGTATTCATGAGTGGAGATTGGATTATTAACCGTCACGGTTCTTGGTCACAAGAGAAAGCTTATGTAACAGGTTTAGAAGCCGCTAATTTGGTGATTTCTCATTTACAAAACGGTAAAAAAGCTGATATTTTACCTATAGAAAAAGATGAACCTCATATACAAATAGCCAGAAACATGAATCAAAGTATACGAGATTTAGGAAAATCTATTTTTCCTAATTTTTGGTTGCCATAATTAATTAATAGTAGGGTGGGTTAGTTTGTAGTTAGTTTGTAGGTTGGGTTTAGCTCCGTGAAACCCAACTTTGCATTAGAGATGATGTTAAGTTTTGTTCCATTTCTACGCAAAATTTACAAACTCTTGTTGGGTTGCGCTGTCGCTTAACCCAACCTACTTTAATTACTTTTTCCATCCAAACCTTTTTGAACCCAACTTAAACATTCATGGGGTGATGAAAATAATTTTGGGGCTGCAATATTGCTTAATGATTCTGGTGCATAATGGTCATAATAACATTTACCATTTTTCTGATAAACAATAATCAAATTATGACGATAAACGTAGCGTGATTTAAAAAAATCAACTTGAATAACAAACTCTATATTTACATCAATATGTTCTTTAGCAATATCAATAATATTGATAATAGTATTACAATACATTTTTGCTGGATTTTCTGAAGCATGAAATCTGCTTTTATGTCCAATTTCTGCCAATAACTTGTATGAATAGATTTCGTAATTATCGAACTTTCCAAAAACAAAAGGAATAATTAGATATCCTTGATATGAGACAGAACTTTCATAAAGAAGACGAGTCATTTAAATTTCCTGAAAGATTAATTTTTATTTCTCAAAAAATTATAGTTTAAATTATCACCAAAGACTAAGTTGATTAGGAGGATGGTTAAGATTATTCCAAGGTAGAGGAGGAACTTCTAAACCACTTTGTTCTAATAAATTTTGGAAATGACGAGCATTATTAGGAGACATATCTTCTGTGGGACAATGCACAAAGAAATAAATTTTAATTCCAGCTTGTAACCACTGTTGAATCTGCGTTACCCATTCTGCCATAAACGGCTGATTTACTGATAACTGCGGATGAGAAATAAAGCGAATTAAAGTAAAAGGTGCTGTCACACTGAACTGAACAGGTAATTGAGGTTTACGGCGTTCTGATGCTAATTGTGGGTCATCTTCCCCAGTATAAACAGGGCGTGTATCTAACAAAACCCTACCAACCCCTAAATTTTCTAACAACTTTGTCAAATTACTCAGATGGGGTTCTTGAAACCAGTCACCATGTCTCACCTCTAATGCCAATGGTACATCTTGACGTGGCCATGCTTCCAGAAAAGCCGTCAAATCATCCAGCAAAGCAGGTGAGTAACTGGGTGGTAGTTGGGCAAACATTGGACCCAAATGCTTACCTAAAGGGCGCATCCTCTCTAAAAATGCTAAAGCTTCAGGAATATGGGGTTGCAGTAATTTTTGATGGGTAATATCTCGCGGTAACTTCAAGCAAAATTCAAAGCCTGGAGGTGTTTCCGTAGTCCAACGGGTAACAGTTTCTGCGTTAGGTACGGCGTAAAAAGTGGTATTACCTTCTACCGTAGTGAAGCGACGACTGTAAAGATGTAGGAAGTCCGTGGTGCGAGTTCCTGGGGGATAAAGTTCGCCCACCCAACCTTTATAAGCCCAAACTGCACAACCGATATAAAAATTCATAAAATAAATCACTTTGATATGTTCTATTCAATTGTATAAGTAGGTAAAAAAGATTCACTATTGCTAGTATTATATAAAGATTATACATACCAAATAAATTAGTAACTTTATGCCCAGGAAAGAACAAGGTTGGGTGACATTTCAAACTTCAGAAGAAGAACGGAAGATTTTAGAAGAGTTTTGTCAGCACTCCCAGCGTACCAAAACTGAGATTTTGCGGGAATTAGTTCGTGGTCTTCATAAATCTTCTTCATCCCCACAACCATTACCAACTACCCAGGAAAAAGTAGAAACTCAGACTTTTGAGATGGAAATTATTAGTCAAAAAAAGCCATTAAAAGTTAGTTCGCGCAATGTTTTAAAGGGAGTTGTTAAACGAGTAACTACAGGAACTGTTAATACTGAAGTGACTTTAGAAATTGTTCATAAAGTTGAATTAACCTCAATAATTACTAAAGTCTCAGCAGAGGAATTAGAATTATTTGAAGGTACAGAAGCTTATGCTGTGATTAAATCAAATGATATTGTTATTGCCAAGGATTAAATAACAAAAAATCAAGAAATCACTGCTTAAAAATTAGTCGGTTTTAACCGACTTTAGCTATTAGACAGGGAATTGATTCCCTGTCTAAACGAATGGCTATGGTAACTTAATGTTAGTCTAAGCTTCGACTTTCACACCTTTCCAGAAAGCAATATAACCTTCAATGTTTTTCGCTTTCTCTTTGGTGCTGGGATAGTACCAAGCTGCATCTTTGTTGACTTGTCCATCAACTTCAACACTGTAGTAACTAGCGACTCCTTTCCACGGACAAGTGGTGTGGGTATTGCTATCTGTAAAATACTGTTTGTTAATAGCGTCAGCAGGGAAGTAATGGTTTCCTTCTACGACTACGGTTTCATCGCTTTCGGCTAAAATTGCACCGTTCCAAGTTGCTTTCATAGTGAGGATTGAAAAAAAAGTTTACAATTCTTATTGTTACATTTTTAGGTGACGACTGGGTGGTATTTATAAAACTCATGGAAATAGGCTAAGATTACCCTTGATTTGCGAGATTTACTGAATTGTGTTAACATTTTTGCGAAACATCACTTGCATCTGCTGAAATAATCTTTACACCAACTTAATTCATAGTAAATTTATGGAACCTTTAACACTCATGGCTGTTGTAAATACTATTGCTGCGATATCAAGTAACCCTATGGTAAGTAAACCTCTAGAAAAAATTGGCGATAAACTTTACGAAAATTTTGGTGATGTCATCTGGACGCAAGTAGGGAAATTAATCACTAAGTTACGTGAAAAGAAGCTAGTAACGCGATTAATTGAGGCTGTTGATGCAACTGAACCCCTGCCATTAGATTATGGTCAAGCCGTGTTAGAACTCACCGCAGCAGCCGAGAAAGACCCAGAAATTGCTCAAGCGGTTCTAGATGTAGAAGCAGCAGTTAATAATGAACAGTCGGAAACTGCTAAGAAAATTCAAGCGAAAGCAGAAGAAATTAAAAATCAGCCTTCAGTTATTAACAAGTTTACAAAATTGGCAGAGGAAATAAAAGCAGAAAAAGGGTCAATGGTTGCCCAACAAATTACAATTGGGACACAAAATAATACTTATAACTGACTACAGCCGCCCGATGGGGAGAGTCGGGCAAAGTCAACTCCCATTAATTGGCCAGAAATCTGCCGGGAAATGTTGGCAGAAAGGCAAAAATTAACTACAAATACCCTCACTTATTCTGAGGGTGTTAATTTGCAAGTGAAAGATGTTTATGTGCCACTAGGTTTAGTGGAACGGAAAAAAATATCTAAGCGTGAAAATGATTCTTTCCCAGATAAAGGATCAGAACTTTATCAAGAACTTGAAATTATTAGAAAGTTTGAGAATCAGGAATTTTTAGAACAAGTTTTAAAACAGAAAAACACGCCCAAAAGTAAAGGTAACCGCATTGCAATTATCGGTGAACCTGGTGCGGGTAAAACTACCTTATTACAACAAATTGTTGATTATTTATCTCAGGAAATTAATCAATCAATTATTATTTGGATATCTTTAGCCGATTTACAAGGTGAAAAATTAGAAAAATATTTATTTGATACTTGGCTAACTGCTGCTAGTCACAGAATAGGACAAGCAGAAGCTACAGACCAAATGAAAAATGATTTTGTCACCCAATTAAAACAAAGCCAAGTATGGCTATTATTAGATGGGTTAGATGAAATATCTGTAAATTCAGGTAATGCTTTAACAGATATTGCTCGACAAATTCGAGAAAGTGGCTGTATTAATCAAGCGCGAATTGTTTTAACTTGTCGGTTAAATTTATGGGATGGTAGCAGCAATGCGCTTAATGATTTTGATACCTATCGAACTTTAGATTTTTCTTATCCTGAACAGGTAGAAAAGTTTATTGATAAATGGTTTACCGCGATTTCTGAACCAGATAGAGAACGAGGTAAACGATTATGTAATACTTTAAAAGAATCTGGTAAAGAGCGTATTCGAGATTTAGTTAAAAATCCTCTGCGGTTAACACTACTTTGTTTAAATTGGCAAGCGAAAGAGGGAAAGTTACCAGATACACAAGCGGGATTTTATCAGCAATTAGTTGATGATTTTTATAAATGGAAAAAAGATGAATTCACCACAAAAGCAGCACAACGTCAACAACTGAATATTAAATTAGGTGAATTAGCAAGGGAAGCGATAGATAAAGAAGCAACTCGTTTTCGCTTGCGAGGTGAGTTTGTTAATCAGTTTTTGGGTGATGCTGATGATGAAAATTCACTACTAAATTTAGCCCTGAAATTAGGTTGGCTTAATAAAGTGGGAGAAGATACAGATAAAAAACCTGTTTATGCTTTTTTTCATGCCTCATTTCAAGAATACTTTGCATCTACAGCAATTAATGATTGGGATTTTTTCTTACCCAGAAACCATAAAAATAAACCTGTAATAAACAAAAAATATCGTATTTTTGA
This window encodes:
- a CDS encoding TOBE domain-containing protein, producing MPRKEQGWVTFQTSEEERKILEEFCQHSQRTKTEILRELVRGLHKSSSSPQPLPTTQEKVETQTFEMEIISQKKPLKVSSRNVLKGVVKRVTTGTVNTEVTLEIVHKVELTSIITKVSAEELELFEGTEAYAVIKSNDIVIAKD
- a CDS encoding RNA recognition motif domain-containing protein is translated as MTIYVGNLSYRATEADLKAVFADFGEVKRVVLPTDRETGRMRGFAFVEMIEDAQEDTAITELDGAEWMGRQLRVNKAKPREDNPRASWSKKEY
- a CDS encoding pentapeptide repeat-containing protein, with the protein product MDVQELLTRYARGERSFNGIVLPSANLQGANLGGIDFARADLRGANLTAASLTGANLSKANLRGAKLEDAHLSEVILCGADLTQAVLTNAHLNESDLSGALLSGADLCDANLHQASITAANLQDANLSGAKMGGVRMWKADLQGANLTGADLSEANLCEVNLTRANLNATDMSEAFLTAAIMPDGSLHS
- a CDS encoding DUF3598 family protein translates to MSSNWENFLKNLGEWRGSFTKISPSGKILDSTPSILNLEAFDNHQAVLFRLRRFDSSGYDSPPIDDYQQEYRSLGRQNIFFATGAFSKGTLQLAPFAEFGAEYGFVDDDRRLRLVQLYDEKGNFISLTLIREFRSSTDAYERPPLTVEQLIGNWQGKAHTVYSDLRPSETYASYLEIKETGNGYLEQKLSFSSQVITSTARIEGNKLIFDKERTTRQILLLPDGTSSNVPLQLQLRKPFFVEAGWLVRENERQRLIRTYNEKGEWVSSTHVIELKIEN
- a CDS encoding hydroxysqualene dehydroxylase — translated: MGAKMLEDLQKNRVVVVGAGWAGLGATYHLAKQGYDVTLLEAGPYPGGLVAGWQTAGGKSVEAGIHGFWYPYRNIFSLINELEINPFTTWTRSAQYSPAGLEVESPIFQDLPRLPTPLGTFIYTQFQRLPLVDRLSALPLLYSLIDFDNSDEAWRRYDSITARELFKTFGVSARLYKEAFEPMLLVGLFAPGEQCSAAATLGMLYYFVLAHQPDFDVVWCRGTVGEKIFRPWVEKIEKLGVKVLAKHRVTDVIVDNNCRVKSVVCGDEVFDADAVIFSVGITGMKKIVASSPSLQNHEEFRNLNNLGAIDVLATRLWFDRKIDIPRPSNACFGFDDTTGWTFFDLNALHDEFKHQKETVVEVDFYHANQFLNLSDEEIMRIVQGYLATCIPGFKEAKVIDSSVIRLGNAVTHFSPGSYRYMLPAKTSFENVFMSGDWIINRHGSWSQEKAYVTGLEAANLVISHLQNGKKADILPIEKDEPHIQIARNMNQSIRDLGKSIFPNFWLP
- a CDS encoding DUF72 domain-containing protein: MNFYIGCAVWAYKGWVGELYPPGTRTTDFLHLYSRRFTTVEGNTTFYAVPNAETVTRWTTETPPGFEFCLKLPRDITHQKLLQPHIPEALAFLERMRPLGKHLGPMFAQLPPSYSPALLDDLTAFLEAWPRQDVPLALEVRHGDWFQEPHLSNLTKLLENLGVGRVLLDTRPVYTGEDDPQLASERRKPQLPVQFSVTAPFTLIRFISHPQLSVNQPFMAEWVTQIQQWLQAGIKIYFFVHCPTEDMSPNNARHFQNLLEQSGLEVPPLPWNNLNHPPNQLSLW
- a CDS encoding DUF427 domain-containing protein, with protein sequence MKATWNGAILAESDETVVVEGNHYFPADAINKQYFTDSNTHTTCPWKGVASYYSVEVDGQVNKDAAWYYPSTKEKAKNIEGYIAFWKGVKVEA